The Amblyomma americanum isolate KBUSLIRL-KWMA chromosome 5, ASM5285725v1, whole genome shotgun sequence genome window below encodes:
- the LOC144135131 gene encoding uncharacterized protein LOC144135131, translating into MQEMQKPCSETLDGAQLTEEYGIKVSDHDIRNKESILPVITYIAGFCAHAALKKLPCQYCAMNITSEDREVQLERNLLIENLSRGALKFPQPAVVNAVLHAHIVLEQLTNKANAARFHATHKQRELLVAVTRHLCETEDFDVCNNGHHPDTVLTNILVAAANTLLKNYVSMKTDVLKSRKTPIQQRKLQKFAK; encoded by the coding sequence ATGCAGGAAATGCAGAAGCCATGTTCTGAAACACTTGACGGAGCTCAGTTGACAGAGGAGTACGGCATAAAGGTGTCAGATCATGATATAAGAAATAAGGAATCCATTCTGCCGGTAATAACATACATCGCAGGCTTTTGCGCCCACGCCGCGTTAAAGAAGCTGCCCTGTCAGTATTGTGCCATGAATATTACGTCTGAGGACCGGGAAGTTCAACTTGAAAGGAATCTCCTAATCGAAAACCTCTCGAGAGGCGCTCTCAAGTTTCCTCAACCGGCTGTCGTTAATGCGGTTCTACACGCCCACATTGTCTTAGAGCAGCTTACCAACAAAGCGAATGCTGCACGTTTTCATGCAACACATAAACAGAGGGAGCTACTTGTGGCTGTCACAAGACATCTTTGTGAAACAGAGGATTTTGATGTCTGTAACAATGGTCACCATCCTGACACTGTGCTGACGAACATATTAGTGGCAGCAGCAAACACTCTTCTGAAGAACTACGTTTCCATGAAGACTGATGTTCTGAAGAGTAGAAAAACGCCGATTCAACAAAGGAAATTGCAGAAGTTTGCAAAATGA